Proteins encoded together in one Gimesia sp. window:
- a CDS encoding reverse transcriptase domain-containing protein, with protein MKSSESRQLRFVFADNSKESEAAPKADVSAGRSYLLHQADHNLTNETDAPIEDRDANQDRLLERVASLSNLARALLFVARNKGAAGVDGVSTEEVVEAAPDLLPEILHALISGTYMPGDIRRVWIPKPGGGERGLGIPNVIDRLVQQAVLLQLEQIFEPTFHDSSHGFRRYRGAQTTITEAKGYFNKGYGITVDIDLSKFFDRVHHQRLLGRMSQRVEDGRVLKLVHRMLKAKVVMPDGTCVVSEEGTPQGGLL; from the coding sequence TTGAAAAGTTCTGAATCACGTCAACTGAGATTCGTGTTTGCCGACAACTCGAAAGAGAGCGAGGCTGCCCCGAAAGCGGACGTATCTGCTGGACGGTCATACTTGCTGCATCAAGCGGATCACAATTTGACGAACGAAACAGACGCCCCGATAGAAGATCGCGATGCAAATCAAGATCGTCTGTTGGAACGGGTGGCCTCGCTGTCAAATTTGGCACGAGCGCTACTATTTGTGGCACGTAACAAAGGTGCTGCCGGAGTCGATGGTGTATCGACCGAAGAAGTCGTGGAGGCAGCTCCCGATCTTCTGCCAGAGATTCTCCACGCTCTGATTTCGGGAACGTACATGCCAGGCGATATCCGTCGTGTCTGGATTCCCAAACCTGGCGGAGGTGAGCGTGGACTGGGCATTCCCAATGTCATTGATCGGCTCGTTCAACAGGCGGTCTTGCTTCAGCTCGAACAGATCTTTGAACCAACCTTTCATGATAGCAGTCACGGGTTCCGCCGTTATCGCGGAGCCCAAACCACCATTACCGAAGCTAAAGGCTACTTCAATAAAGGATACGGCATTACAGTCGATATCGACTTGTCGAAGTTCTTTGATCGCGTCCACCATCAACGGCTACTCGGACGAATGTCCCAGCGTGTCGAGGATGGTCGCGTGCTGAAGTTGGTTCATCGGATGCTCAAGGCAAAGGTGGTGATGCCAGATGGAACATGCGTGGTCAGCGAAGAAGGCACTCCGCAAGGCGGCCTACTGTAA
- a CDS encoding transposase, producing the protein MPATRKHARRVDYEYERCETASIFMFTEPLSGLREVRVRDKRTKVDWAIEMERLLTLRYRSARKVIVICDTLHTHTNGAFYEAFPAEKARSLVHQIKFGQTPKHGG; encoded by the coding sequence ATACCGGCAACCAGAAAACATGCGCGTCGAGTCGACTATGAATATGAGCGGTGTGAAACCGCCAGTATTTTCATGTTCACGGAACCTTTGTCGGGCTTGCGGGAAGTCCGAGTCCGCGATAAGCGGACCAAAGTAGACTGGGCGATTGAAATGGAGCGGCTGCTGACATTACGTTATCGCTCTGCCAGAAAAGTCATCGTCATCTGCGACACTTTGCACACGCATACCAATGGAGCATTTTATGAGGCCTTTCCAGCTGAGAAGGCGCGTTCGCTGGTCCATCAGATTAAATTTGGCCAGACGCCGAAGCACGGCGGTTAG
- a CDS encoding DUF4339 domain-containing protein: protein MATEWFYKQSEEELGPYLFSDMVDMVREERLLPDTLVRPSYMDEWQRADSVVGLFYMARKEPETLPPVSSEEMDPDNEYADENDLDVFLANSDETESTASALPEQKSERPGWLKRLLSLRDSKIPPVPLAPQREVHVNLHAPVDGSTESATSLEQLEDALSDSDNLNDDVEIGAYSEETWSSTVNAAVERVDARASKQEQTSPPRHILPTFSFSFRDHPAFRKLLVGCVFILCASLGIYGFVNWMGQGKLYFPFIGYTSPLLFLAYAGCSLLTVLMLGPLLVYIAAPYLRLGYRVGAALVTANITILFLLNWSEKQNMIFPSRRPTETKLIFPLLGECSPFAYWMYFVDSVVIVAVVAYFAAWWLEAQADEI, encoded by the coding sequence ATGGCAACTGAATGGTTCTACAAACAGTCTGAAGAAGAGCTGGGGCCATATCTCTTCAGTGACATGGTGGACATGGTGCGTGAAGAGCGTTTATTGCCTGACACCTTAGTGCGTCCCAGCTATATGGATGAGTGGCAACGGGCAGATTCTGTAGTGGGTCTGTTTTATATGGCGCGGAAAGAACCGGAGACCCTGCCCCCCGTTTCTTCTGAAGAAATGGACCCTGATAATGAATATGCTGATGAAAATGATCTAGATGTATTTCTGGCAAATTCAGATGAAACTGAGTCGACTGCTTCTGCTCTTCCGGAACAAAAATCTGAACGCCCGGGTTGGCTGAAACGGCTACTGTCATTGAGAGACAGCAAGATTCCTCCGGTTCCTCTCGCCCCCCAACGTGAGGTTCATGTCAATCTTCACGCTCCTGTTGACGGCAGCACGGAATCAGCGACCAGTTTGGAACAGCTTGAGGACGCGCTCAGCGATTCAGACAATCTAAACGATGATGTTGAAATAGGTGCTTATTCCGAAGAGACCTGGTCATCGACGGTGAACGCAGCTGTCGAGCGCGTCGATGCCCGGGCATCCAAACAGGAACAGACTTCACCTCCCAGACACATACTCCCCACATTCAGCTTTTCCTTTCGGGATCATCCTGCTTTTCGCAAGTTGCTGGTGGGTTGCGTTTTCATCCTCTGTGCGAGTCTGGGGATCTATGGATTTGTCAATTGGATGGGGCAGGGGAAACTCTATTTTCCTTTTATCGGATATACCTCGCCCCTGTTGTTTCTGGCATATGCTGGCTGCTCCTTACTGACGGTTCTTATGCTGGGACCACTGCTGGTCTATATTGCAGCGCCTTATTTGCGTCTCGGGTACCGAGTGGGGGCAGCTTTGGTGACCGCGAATATCACAATATTATTTCTGTTGAACTGGTCGGAAAAACAGAACATGATTTTCCCTTCACGCAGACCGACTGAAACCAAACTGATCTTTCCGCTCCTGGGAGAATGTTCCCCGTTTGCATACTGGATGTACTTTGTAGATTCCGTGGTCATTGTGGCTGTAGTGGCTTACTTTGCCGCCTGGTGGCTGGAGGCGCAAGCTGATGAAATCTAA
- a CDS encoding DUF1559 domain-containing protein: MKSKPGNIVRINHSSLTEAFRQRAGFTLVELLVATAIIGILIALALPAVQSARNSARQLQCLNNMRNVSLGLLQATDSANRFPACGYFGDGTPTGGGSFRSWVVAILPYIDQSNLYNQWDVDLNYKDPVNAPLAQTHLPVLTCPDDITEVPGQGNLTYVVSSGVGFSAMIGGIHDCPVGPSSGKLDLNGNGITCNSSTEGDGTPSDREIFFQMGLFFNETWKGVIRAKRHHQMSGLTDGASNTMLISENIRTGYDPARPDSANWASPNPYLTSFYIGNPCLNGNCASGNVDYNRSNSGPSKINAGITQPEGSAPFPNSLHEGGVNVGYCDGHIQFLSADIDGKVYAALASPQGQALSGTPLEQ, encoded by the coding sequence ATGAAATCTAAACCTGGAAATATCGTACGAATCAACCACAGTTCTCTAACAGAGGCGTTTCGCCAGAGAGCAGGTTTTACCCTTGTCGAATTACTGGTTGCGACAGCGATCATCGGGATCTTAATTGCGCTGGCGCTTCCCGCGGTTCAGTCAGCACGCAACTCGGCCAGACAGTTGCAGTGTTTAAATAATATGCGCAATGTAAGTCTGGGACTGCTACAGGCGACAGACAGTGCGAATCGGTTCCCTGCTTGTGGTTATTTCGGAGATGGGACACCGACAGGTGGGGGCTCTTTTCGGAGCTGGGTTGTGGCCATTCTACCTTATATTGATCAGTCCAACCTGTACAATCAATGGGATGTTGACCTGAACTACAAAGACCCCGTTAATGCTCCCCTGGCCCAAACGCATCTCCCTGTCCTGACCTGCCCTGATGATATTACTGAAGTCCCCGGCCAGGGAAATCTGACTTACGTCGTCAGCAGTGGTGTCGGCTTTTCTGCAATGATTGGTGGAATCCATGACTGTCCAGTTGGTCCTTCATCAGGAAAGCTGGATTTGAATGGAAACGGGATTACATGCAACTCATCTACGGAGGGGGATGGAACACCGTCAGATCGGGAAATTTTTTTCCAGATGGGACTGTTTTTCAACGAAACGTGGAAAGGGGTTATTCGGGCCAAGCGTCACCATCAGATGTCTGGGCTTACAGATGGTGCTTCCAATACCATGCTGATTTCTGAGAATATTCGTACGGGGTATGATCCAGCCAGACCTGATTCAGCCAACTGGGCTTCGCCGAATCCCTATCTCACCAGTTTTTATATAGGCAATCCCTGCCTGAATGGCAACTGCGCTTCCGGAAACGTGGATTATAATCGCTCAAATTCAGGTCCAAGCAAGATTAACGCCGGAATCACTCAGCCCGAGGGGAGTGCCCCTTTTCCCAATTCACTGCACGAAGGAGGCGTTAACGTTGGATACTGTGATGGACACATTCAGTTTCTATCAGCAGACATTGACGGAAAAGTATATGCTGCTCTCGCCAGTCCCCAAGGGCAGGCATTAAGTGGTACGCCACTGGAACAATAA